The Humulus lupulus chromosome 4, drHumLupu1.1, whole genome shotgun sequence genome has a window encoding:
- the LOC133831770 gene encoding glycine-rich protein A3-like — MGGGKDKHDEHDKGLLGQLGHIVGQQVGGHHGQHGGHGYPQQYPPPPGAYPPQHGYPPQQGYPPQGYPPQGYPPAGYPPAPGGYPSAGYPGSSGHHSGGHSGGGMGSMLAGGAAAAAAAYGAHHLTHGSHGSHGSHFPQPYGGAHMMHGGKFKQHGHGGKFKHGKHGKFGKHGKHGKHGGMFGGGKFKKWK, encoded by the exons atgggtGGTGGAAAAGATAAACACGATGAGCATGACAAAGGGCTCCTTGGGCAACTTGGACACATTGTGGGACAGCAAGTAGGTGGACACCATGGACAACATGGTGGACATGGATATCCCCAACAGTACCCTCCACCTCCTGGTGCATACCCTCCTCAGCACGGTTACCCTCCTCAGCAGGGCTACCCTCCTCAGGGCTACCCTCCGCAGGGTTACCCTCCCGCGGGCTACCCACCAGCCCCCGGTGGATACCCGTCCGCCGGGTATCCAGGCTCATCTGGTCATCATTCTGGAG GGCATAGCGGCGGCGGCATGGGGTCCATGTTGGCTGGGGGTGCGGCTGCAGCAGCCGCAGCTTATGGTGCTCACCACCTTACTCACGGCTCCCACGGTTCCCACGGCTCTCACTTTCCACAACCATATGGGGGCGCTCATATGATGCATGGTGGCAAGTTTAAGCAGCACGGACATGGTGGCAAGTTCAAGCACGGCAAGCATGGCAAATTTGGGAAGCATGGGAAGCACGGCAAGCACGGTGGCATGTTCGGCGGTggaaagttcaagaaatggaagTAA
- the LOC133831771 gene encoding glycine-rich protein A3-like, protein MGGGKDKHEEHDKGLLGTLGHIVGQQVGGHHGQHGGYPQPQQYPPPPGAYPPQQGYPPQQQGYPPQQGYPPQQGYPPAGYPSAGGGYPPAGYPGSSDHHSGGHGGGMGSMLGGGGAAAAAAYGAQHLSHGTHGTHGSQYPQPYGGAHMMHGGKFKQHGHGGKFKHGKHGKHGKHGKHGGMFGGGKYK, encoded by the exons atgggtgGTGGAAAAGATAAACATGAGGAGCATGACAAAGGGCTACTTGGGACACTTGGACACATTGTGGGACAGCAAGTAGGAGGACACCATGGACAACATGGTGGATATCCCCAGCCCCAACAGTACCCTCCACCTCCTGGTGCATACCCTCCTCAGCAGGGTTACCCTCCTCAACAACAGGGTTACCCTCCTCAGCAGGGTTACCCTCCTCAACAGGGCTACCCTCCGGCGGGCTATCCATCCGCCGGGGGTGGATACCCGCCGGCTGGTTATCCAGGCTCATCTGATCATCATTCAGGAG GGCATGGCGGTGGCATGGGATCCATGTTGGGTGGTGGGGGTGCGGCTGCAGCCGCTGCTTATGGTGCTCAGCATCTTAGTCACGGCACGCACGGCACGCACGGCTCTCAGTATCCACAACCATATGGGGGCGCGCATATGATGCATGGCGGCAAGTTTAAGCAGCATGGACATGGTGGCAAGTTCAAGCACGGCAAGCATGGCAAGCACGGTAAGCACGGCAAGCACGGCGgcatgttcggtggtggaaagtaTAAGTAG
- the LOC133831769 gene encoding F-box protein SKIP31 produces the protein MAVLDEEEENLAHFLESEVLSEVSDQEDEPSPKRRREESPPRPPPPPQLRARVRARPEPRIESGILSKIPPELFPHILKFLSSEDLFACALVCRFLTIAASDEYLWRRLYALRWGLMPPSKKLRECPWKKLYIQRDEEDMTELVRNCPVEFKEYYIQMQAAKRSQAPLLSQVIDDRLILDKTVADQVSIWKNSKGLTDAVTTDHACSGETCSFHQIGDVFLCEKTGHIHVCDDTCREAVMDPANELWVCTISGHCFDRLLSPAEMEPDIEQQQGGVTDEAEPFMGSGRFARAYSLGYNCADEKELEAALRFC, from the exons ATGGCGGTGTTGGACGAGGAAGAAGAGAACTTGGCGCACTTCCTCGAATCGGAGGTGCTCTCAGAGGTTTCCGATCAG GAAGATGAGCCCAGCCCCAAGAGAAGGCGTGAGGAATCTCCGCCTCGGCCTCCGCCTCCGCCTCAGCTTCGGGCTCGGGTTCGGGCTCGGCCTGAGCCTCGGATTGAATCTGGAATTCTGAGTAAAATCCCTCCAGAACTCTTCCCTCACATCCTCAAATTCCTCTCTTCTGAGGATCTTTTTGCCTGCGCACTTGTCTGTAGATTTCTTACTATTGCAGCTTCCGATGAATACCTATGGCGTCGCTT GTATGCATTGCGCTGGGGTCTTATGCCCCCTTCCAAGAAACTACGTGAGTGTCCTTGGAAAAAGCTTTATATTCAG CGAGATGAAGAGGACATGACGGAGCTAGTTAGGAATTGCCCAGTTGAGTTTAAAGAGTATTACATCCAAATGCAAGCAGCCAAGAGAAGCCAAGCACCTCTGCTTTCACAG GTGATCGATGACCGCCTAATCCTTGACAAGACGGTAGCTGATCAAGTTTCTATATGGAAAAACAGTAAAGGTCTGACAGATGCGGTGACCACGGATCACGCTTGTTCTGGAGAAACTTGTTCTTTCCATCAAATTGGAGATGTCTTTCTTTGCGAGAAGACTGGACATATTCATG TATGTGATGATACGTGTAGAGAAGCTGTTATGGATCCCGCCAATGAGCTATGGGTTTGTACTATATCCGGGCACTGTTTTGATAGGTTACTGTCACCAGCTGAAATGGAACCAGATATT GAACAGCAACAAGGTGGTGTCACTGATGAGGCAGAGCCTTTTATGGGATCTGGCCGATTTG CGCGAGCATACTCGCTTGGATATAACTGTGCTGATGAGAAGGAACTGGAAGCTGCACTGAGGTTTTGCTGA
- the LOC133831768 gene encoding ABC transporter G family member 14 — MSDSNTTTSASPQSLLQLSCLYPITLKFEEVVYKVKIENTDGGSWCLGGSNNNNTDTNKHREKTILNGISGMVYPGEILALLGPSGSGKTTLLTALGGRLSGKTLSGKISYNSHPFSGSIKRRTGFVAQDDVLYPHLTVAETLLFTALLRLPLTLSREDKAQHVDRVIAELGLGRCRNSMIGGPLFRGISGGEKKRVSIGQEMLINPSLLLLDEPTSGLDSTTAQWILTTLKRLAGGGRTVVTTIHQPSSRLYHMFDKVILLSEGSPIYNGPASTALDYFSSIGFSTSITVNPADLLLDLANGIAPDSKHATEHSENMEQEKKRVKEALISAYDKNISISLKAQLICGSDNNTTYTKDNASAKYKNNKMPADQWYTSWWHQFKVLLQRGLKERRHETFNKLRIFQVISVAVLGGLLWWRTPTSHIEDRIALLFFFSVFWGFYPLYNAVFTFPQERTMLIKERSSGMYRLSSYFLAKTVGDLPLELALPTAFVFIIYWMGGLKADPFTFILSLLVVLYNVLVSQSLGLAIGAILMDIKQATTLASVTTLVFLIAGGYYVQQIPAFIVWLKYLSYSYYCYKLLLGVQYKEGEVYECSKGVWCPVQEFPAIKSMGLTNLWMDVLVLALMLVGYRFLAYLALQRVRLR, encoded by the exons ATGTCGGACTCTAATACCACCACCTCTGCTTCACCACAATCTCTTCTCCAACTCTCTTGCTTGTACCCAATTACTCTAAAg TTTGAGGAGGTTGTGTACAAAGTTAAGATAGAGAACACAGATGGTGGATCATGGTGCTTGGGtggtagtaataataataatactgaCACTAACAAACACAGAGAGAAGACCATACTCAATGGGATTTCAGGTATGGTTTACCCAGGTGAGATACTTGCCCTGTTAGGCCCCTCCGGCAGCGGCAAAACCACCCTTCTCACCGCTCTCGGCGGCCGTCTCTCCGGCAAGACTCTGTCCGGGAAGATCAGTTACAACTCTCACCCTTTCTCCGGCTCCATTAAACGCCGAACCGGCTTTGTCGCCCAGGACGATGTGTTGTACCCTCATCTCACCGTGGCCGAGACTCTCCTCTTCACTGCCCTGCTCAGGCTTCCCCTCACCTTGTCCCGGGAAGACAAAGCCCAGCACGTGGACCGTGTGATTGCGGAGCTGGGTCTGGGTCGGTGCCGGAACAGCATGATCGGAGGCCCACTCTTCCGGGGGATATCGGGTGGCGAGAAGAAAAGGGTCAGCATAGGACAGGAAATGCTAATCAATCCAAGTCTGCTGCTTTTGGATGAGCCCACCTCGGGATTGGACTCCACCACGGCTCAATGGATTCTAACCACTCTGAAAAGGCTGGCTGGTGGGGGCCGGACTGTGGTCACCACCATTCACCAGCCCTCTAGCCGACTCTACCACATGTTTGACAAAGTGATTCTTTTATCTGAGGGCTCTCCCATCTACAACGGCCCTGCTTCTACTGCTCTCGACTATTTCTCTTCTATTGGTTTCTCCACTTCTATCACTGTCAACCCGGCTGACCTCTTGTTGGATCTAGCCAACG GCATAGCCCCGGATTCAAAGCATGCAACAGAACATAGTGAGAACATGGAACAAGAGAAGAAGAGAGTAAAGGAAGCTCTGATTTCTGCTTATGACAAAAACATCTCAATCAGTTTGAAGGCCCAACTTATTTGTGGTTCGGATAACAATACTACTTACACAAAAGATAATGCTTCTGCAA AGTACAAGAATAATAAGATGCCAGCGGACCAATGGTACACAAGCTGGTGGCACCAGTTCAAGGTGTTGCTTCAAAGAGGATTAAAAGAGAGAAGGCATGAGACCTTCAACAAGCTAAGGATTTTCCAAGTCATAAGCGTAGCGGTTCTTGGTGGACTCCTGTGGTGGCGCACCCCAACTTCTCACATCGAAGACAGA ATTGCTCTGCTCTTCTTCTTCTCCGTCTTCTGGGGTTTCTACCCGCTGTACAATGCAGTCTTCACATTCCCTCAAGAAAGAACAATGCTGATAAAGGAACGGTCCTCAGGAATGTACCGGCTGTCGTCCTACTTCttggccaaaacagtgggagacctGCCACTCGAGCTGGCCCTCCCAACTGCGTTCGTCTTCATAATCTACTGGATGGGAGGCCTCAAAGCAGACCCCTTCACCTTCATTCTCTCCTTGCTAGTCGTCCTCTACAACGTCCTGGTCTCCCAGAGCCTTGGCCTGGCCATCGGGGCCATTCTCATGGACATAAAGCAGGCCACCACCCTGGCCTCGGTCACCACACTCGTCTTCCTCATAGCTGGGGGGTACTACGTCCAGCAGATTCCGGCCTTCATAGTGTGGCTCAAGTACTTGAGCTACAGCTACTACTGCTACAAGCTTTTGCTGGGGGTTCAGTACAAGGAGGGGGAGGTGTACGAGTGTTCTAAGGGGGTGTGGTGTCCGGTGCAGGAGTTTCCGGCGATCAAATCGATGGGGCTGACCAATCTGTGGATGGATGTGTTGGTTCTGGCTCTGATGCTGGTGGGCTATCGGTTCCTTGCTTATCTGGCCCTACAACGAGTGCGGTTGAGGTAA